In Monomorium pharaonis isolate MP-MQ-018 chromosome 3, ASM1337386v2, whole genome shotgun sequence, a genomic segment contains:
- the LOC105837864 gene encoding myosin heavy chain, non-muscle isoform X9, which produces MPTMLPRLMTKAAVSKWHKHNKRPLQYATPTPSPALIIGELEQQLLQANPILEAFGNAKTVKNDNSSRFGKFIRINFDASGYIAGANIETYLLEKSRAIRQAKDERTFHIFYQLLAGTSVEQKKEYILEDPKHYPFLSNGALPVPGVDDATEFFSTVKSMHIMGMTNEDFSSIFRIVSAVMLFGSMQFRQERNSDQATLPDNTVAQKISHLLGLSVTEMTKAFLKPRIKVGRDFVTKAQTKEQVEFAVEAISKACYERMFRWLVNRINRSLDRTKRQGASFIGILDMAGFEIFELNSFEQLCINYTNEKLQQLFNHTMFILEQEEYQREGIEWKFIDFGLDLQPTIDLIDKPMGIMALLDEECWFPKATDKTFVEKLVGAHSVHPKFMKTDFRGVADFAIIHYAGKVDYSAAKWLMKNMDPLNENVVSLLQASQDPFVCHIWKDAEIVGMAQQALTDTQFGARTRKGMFRTVSQLYKEQLSKLMVTLRNTNPNFVRCIIPNHEKRAGKIDAPLVLDQLRCNGVLEGIRICRQGFPNRIPFQEFRQRYELLTPNAIPKGFMDGKKACEKMIQALELDPNLYRVGQSKIFFRAGVLAHLEEERDYKITDIIVNFQAFCRGFLARRNYQKRLQQLNAIRIIQRNCAAYLKLRNWQWWRLYTKVKPLLEVTKQEEKLTQKEDELKQVRDKLELQLHSAQEYERKYQQAMAEKTMLAEQLQAEVELCAEAEEMRVRLVGRKQELEEILHDLEARIEEEEERSAALTEEKKKLKLNISDLEEQLEEEEAARQKLQLEKVGYDTKIKKLEEDLALSDDTNQKLLKEKKILEERANDLSQTLAEEEEKAKHLSKLKAKHEATIADLEERLLKDHQQRQEVDRSKRKVETEVSDLKDQLAERKMQVEEMQLQLGKREEELNQIMAKLDEEGATKAQAQKALRELESQLAELQEDLEAEKAARGKAEKQKRDLNEELEALKNELLDSLDTTAAQQELRSKREQELATLKKNLEEETSLHEATLADMRHKHTQELTVLNEQMDALKKTKAVLEKAKGSLEAENADLATELRSVSASRQESDRRRKQAEQQLAEINAKLAEVERNKQELVEKVAKLQQEAESMMQQLESAELKASAASKASATYESQFTELQQQLEEETRQKLALSSKLRALESEKESLHDQIEEEEEAKRALDKQVLSLNVQLAEAKKRADDEAEAATALEEARKRCMKDIEGLQRQVEELQTANDKLDKSKKKIQAELEDSIIELEAQRAKVLELEKKQKNFDKVLAEEKAVSEQYAEQRDAAEREAREKETRVLSLTRELDELNEKVEELERGRRGLQSELDELVNNQGTADKNVHELEKAKRSLESQLQEQKSQVEELEDELQFTEDAKLRLEVNMQALRAQFERDLQTKEEQAEEKRRGLVKQLRDFEAELEDERKQRAAAIAARKKMEADYKDIEQQLEMHNKVKEDALKQLKKLQAQIKDCTRETEEARAARDELSAAFKETERKVKSLEADLLQLTEDFASSERARRTAENERDELQEEVNNNANKGTLMLDEKRRLEARIATLEEELEEEQSNAEIVMDRARKGQITIEQLTTDLATERSTTQKLESHKLLLERQNKELKAKLTELETAQRAKTKATIQQLESKINNLDEQLETEAKERFAQQKINRKLEKKLKELSLQLEDERRNSDQYKEQSEKVNARMKALKRQLDEAEEEISRHKTMKRKAQREMDDMIESHEELTRELTHLKNKLRRGGPPISLSSTRLKRGSVQTGGSGDDSTTQDESIDGEENAN; this is translated from the exons ATGCCAACCATGCTGCCAAGGTTAATGACCAAAGCGGCTGTATCGAAATGGCACAAGCACAACAAGAGACCACTACAATACGCTACCCCG ACTCCGAGCCCGGCATTAATCATA gGTGAGCTCGAGCAACAACTTCTTCAAGCAAATCCAATCTTGGAAGCATTCGGTAACGCGAAGACCGTGAAGAATGATAACTCATCCCGTTTT ggtaaatttataagaataaactttGATGCATCTGGGTATATCGCTGGTGCAAACATTGAGACATATCTTCTAGAAAAGTCGAGAGCCATTCGGCAAGCGAAAGATGAAAGAACTTTCCATATATTTTATCAGCTGTTGGCAGGCACCTCAGTAGAACAAAAGA agGAATATATACTGGAAGATCCGAAGCACTATCCTTTTCTATCAAATGGAGCTCTACCGGTTCCTGGTGTAGACGATGCCACCGAATTCTTCTCCACGGTCAAGTCAATGCACATCATGGGCATGACCAACGAGGACTTTTCCTCCATCTTCCGTATTGTTTCCGCCGTGATGTTGTTTGGCTCGATGCAGTTCCGTCAGGAGCGAAATTCTGATCAAGCAACGTTACCGGACAACACAGTGGCGCAAAAGATTTCGCATTTATTGGGCCTAAGTGTGACCGAGATGACAAAAGCCTTCCTAAAGCCGCGCATCAAAGTCGGCCGTGATTTCGTTACGAAGGCGCAGACGAAGGAGCAAGTGGAATTCGCTGTGGAGGCGATCTCCAAGGCCTGCTATGAGAGAATGTTCCGTTGGCTGGTGAATAGAATCAATAGATCCCTTGATAGAACAAAGCGACAGGGTGCCAGCTTTATCGGTATATTGGACATGGCCGGTTTTGAGATATTTGAGCTGAATTCCTTCGAGCAGCTGTGTATTAATTACACTAATGAGAAGCTGCAACAATTGTTCAATCATACGATGTTTATTTTGGAGCAGGAGGAGTATCAGCGTGAAGGAATTGAATGGAAATTTATAGACTTCGGGTTGGATTTGCAGCCAACAATCGATCTGATTGACAAACCGATGGGCATTATGGCGCTTTTAGATGAGGAATGTTGGTTCCCTAAGGCCACGGATAAGACATTTGTGGAAAAACTGGTTGGCGCTCATAGTGTTCACCCGAAGTTTATGAAGACTGATTTCCGTGGTGTGGCCGACTTCGCAATCATCCATTATGCTGGAAAGGTGGATTATTCTGCCGCTAAGTGGTTGATGAAAAACATGGATCCATTGAATGAGAATGTCGTTAGTCTTTTACAAGCCTCGCAGGATCCGTTTGTGTGTCATATCTGGAAAGATGCTGAGATCGTCGGTATGGCGCAGCAAGCACTCACGGATACGCAGTTTGGTGCGAGGACGAGGAAGGGCATGTTCAGGACGGTTTCGCAACTGTACAAGGAACAATTATCCAAGCTGATGGTGACGCTGCGCAATACGAATCCGAACTTCGTCAGATGTATAATTCCGAATCACGAGAAGAGAGCCGGTAAGATAGATGCTCCACTTGTGCTAGATCAGCTACGATGCAATGGCGTGTTGGAGGGTATCCGTATTTGTCGGCAAGGTTTTCCAAACAGAATTCCGTTCCAAGAATTCAGACAACGTTATGAACTGCTCACTCCGAATGCTATTCCCAAAGGATTTATGGATGGAAAGAAGGCTTGCGAAAAGATG ATTCAAGCGTTGGAGTTGGATCCAAATCTTTATCGTGTTGGACAATCCAAGATCTTTTTCCGCGCTGGAGTGTTGGCCCACTTGGAGGAGGAGAGGGACTACAAGATCACGGATATAATCGTCAATTTCCAGGCATTCTGTCGCGGTTTCTTGGCCAGGCGTAATTATCAAAAACGTCTGCAGCAGCTTAACGCGATCCGCATTATCCAGAGAAACTGTGCGGCCTACTTAAAGTTGCGTAATTGGCAATGGTGGCGATTGTACACCAAGGTGAAGCCTTTGCTGGAGGTTACCAAGCAGGAGGAAAAGCTCACGCAGAAGGAGGATGAACTGAAGCAGGTTCGCGACAAGCTGGAGTTACAACTGCACTCGGCTCAGGAGTATGAGCGCAAATATCAGCAGGCTATGGCAGAAAAGACTATGCTGGCCGAGCAATTGCAAGCAGAGGTCGAGCTTTGCGCGGAAGCCGAAGAGATGAGGGTTAGGCTGGTCGGGAGAAAGCAAGAGCTAGAAGAAATTTTGCACGATTTGGAAGCACGTAttgaggaggaagaagagagaagcGCCGCGTTGACCGAGGAGAAGAAGAAGTTGAAATTAAACATCAGCGATCTGGAAGAGCAATTAGAGGAAGAGGAAGCTGCTAGGCAAAAACTACAATTGGAGAAGGTAGGATATGACACCAAGATCAAGAAATTAGAGGAAGATCTCGCTCTTTCGGATGATACTAATCAAAAGCTgctaaaagagaaaaagattctCGAGGAACGTGCCAATGATCTTTCACAGACTTTAGCtgaggaagaggagaaggcAAAGCATTTATCGAAATTGAAAGCTAAACATGAAGCGACAATCGCTGATCTCGAGGAGAGACTTCTTAAAGATCATCAACAACGACAGGAGGTGGATAGATCCAAAAGGAAAGTTGAGACTGAAGTTTCAGATTTGAAGGATCAATTAGCCGAAAGGAAAATGCAAGTTGAGGAAATGCAGCTTCAACTTGGTAAACGCGAGGAAGAACTTAATCAAATTATGGCGAAATTGGACGAAGAAGGTGCCACTAAAGCTCAAGCTCAAAAAGCGCTTAGAGAATTGGAATCGCAATTAGCCGAACTTCAGGAAGATTTGGAAGCTGAAAAGGCGGCTAGAGGTAAAGCGGAGAAACAGAAGCGCGATTTGAATGAGGAACTCGAGGCGTTGAAGAATGAACTGCTCGATTCCTTAGACACTACCGCAGCTCAGCAAGAGTTGAGAAGCAAACGAGAACAAGAACTCGCGACATTGAAGAAAAATCTTGAAGAGGAAACCTCGCTGCATGAAGCCACGCTCGCCGATATGCGTCATAAGCATACGCAAGAACTGACAGTTTTAAATGAACAAATGGATGCATTGAAGAAAACGAAGGCGGTTCTAGAAAAGGCAAAGGGATCTTTGGAGGCGGAAAATGCCGATTTGGCTACAGAATTGAGATCTGTCAGTGCAAGCAGGCAAGAGTCTGATCGTCGTCGTAAACAAGCAGAGCAACAGTTGGCAGAGATAAATGCGAAACTGGCCGAGGTAGAACGAAACAAACAAGAATTAGTTGAAAAAGTGGCGAAATTGCAACAAGAAGCAGAAAGTATGATGCAACAATTGGAATCTGCCGAATTGAAAGCATCTGCGGCATCAAAGGCGTCGGCCACCTACGAATCCCAGTTTACCGAACTTCAACAGCAATTGGAGGAAGAAACGCGACAGAAACTGGCTCTCAGTTCGAAATTACGTGCACTAGAAAGCGAAAAAGAGAGCTTGCACGATCAAAttgaagaggaagaagaagcaAAACGTGCCTTGGATAAGCAAGTGTTGAGTTTAAATGTACAATTAGCCGAAGCCAAGAAACGTGCCGATGATGAAGCAGAGGCCGCTACTGCTCTTGAGGAGGCCAGGAAGCGTTGTATGAAAGACATCGAAGGTCTTCAACGGCAAGTTGAGGAGTTACAGACAGCCAACGACAAGCTAGATAAATCGAAGAAGAAGATCCAGGCTGAACTGGAGGACAGTATCATCGAGTTGGAGGCGCAGCGAGCGAAGGTACTGGAGTTAGAAAAGAAGCAGAAGAACTTTGATAAGGTGCTAGCCGAGGAGAAAGCTGTATCTGAACAGTACGCAGAGCAACGGGATGCTGCGGAGAGAGAGGCGCGCGAGAAGGAGACAAGAGTATTATCATTAACTCGTGAATTGGACGAACTTAATGAGAAAGTTGAGGAACTTGAACGAGGCCGTAGAGGTCTACAATCGGAACTGGACGAATTGGTTAATAATCAAGGTACCGCTGACAAGAATGTCCATGAATTGGAGAAAGCAAAACGTTCATTAGAATCGCAATTGCAAGAGCAAAAATCGCAGGTAGAAGAATTAGAGGACGAGTTACAATTCACGGAAGATGCTAAACTACGGTTGGAGGTAAACATGCAAGCGTTACGAGCTCAGTTCGAGCGTGATCTACAGACCAAGGAAGAACAAGCGGAAGAAAAACGTCGAGGATTAGTGAAGCAGCTGCGTGATTTCGAGGCAGAGCTCGAGGATGAAAGAAAGCAACGTGCTGCAGCTATAGCAGCACGTAAAAAAATGGAGGCTGATTACAAGGATATTGAGCAACAATTGGAGATGCATAATAAGGTAAAGGAGGACGCGCTCAAACAACTAAAGAAACTTCAAGCTCAAATCAAGGATTGCACTAGAGAAACGGAGGAAGCCAGGGCCGCCAGAGATGAACTATCAGCTGCCTTTAAGGAGACTGAGAGAAAAGTCAAGAGCTTAGAAGCTGATCTGTTGCAATTAACTGAGGACTTTGCTAGCAGCGAGCGCGCCAGAAGAACTGCCGAAAACGAAAGAGATGAGTTGCAAGAGGAGGTCAATAATAACGCCAACAAGGGCACTTTGATGTTAGATGAGAAACGTAGGCTGGAGGCGAGAATTGCCACTTTGGAGGAAGAGTTAGAGGAGGAGCAGTCGAACGCCGAGATCGTGATGGATCGTGCCAGAAAAGGTCAAATTACGATCGAGCAATTAACAACAGATTTGGCGACTGAGCGATCCACCACGCAAAAGTTGGAGTCACACAAGCTGCTATTAGAAAGACAAAACAAAGAACTCAAGGCTAAGTTGACTGAATTGGAAACCGCGCAACGTGCCAAGACTAAGGCCACAATACAGCAATTGGAATCGAAGATTAATAATCTCGATGAGCAACTTGAAACCGAAGCCAAGGAGAGATTCGCTCAGCAGAAGATCAATCGCAAGCTGGAGAAGAAATTGAAGGAGCTAAGCCTACAGTTGGAGGACGAAAGACGAAACTCCGATCAATATAAAGAACAGTCGGAGAAAGTCAATGCCAGGATGAAGGCGTTGAAGAGACAATTGGACGAAGCAGAGGAGGAGATCAGCAGGCATAAGACCATGAAACGGAAAGCGCAGAGAGAAATGGACGACATGATAGAATCTCACGAGGAGCTCACGCGGGAACTGACGCatctaaagaataaattaag GCGCGGTGGTCCTCCGATAAGTCTGAGCTCCACGAGGCTGAAACGCGGTTCCGTACAAACCGGCGGCTCGGGCGACGATTCAACAACGCAGGACGAGAGCATCGACGGGGAAGAGAATGCTAATTGA
- the LOC105837864 gene encoding myosin heavy chain, non-muscle isoform X10 has protein sequence MPTMLPRLMTKAAVSKWHKHNKRPLQYATPGELEQQLLQANPILEAFGNAKTVKNDNSSRFGKFIRINFDASGYIAGANIETYLLEKSRAIRQAKDERTFHIFYQLLAGTSVEQKKEYILEDPKHYPFLSNGALPVPGVDDATEFFSTVKSMHIMGMTNEDFSSIFRIVSAVMLFGSMQFRQERNSDQATLPDNTVAQKISHLLGLSVTEMTKAFLKPRIKVGRDFVTKAQTKEQVEFAVEAISKACYERMFRWLVNRINRSLDRTKRQGASFIGILDMAGFEIFELNSFEQLCINYTNEKLQQLFNHTMFILEQEEYQREGIEWKFIDFGLDLQPTIDLIDKPMGIMALLDEECWFPKATDKTFVEKLVGAHSVHPKFMKTDFRGVADFAIIHYAGKVDYSAAKWLMKNMDPLNENVVSLLQASQDPFVCHIWKDAEIVGMAQQALTDTQFGARTRKGMFRTVSQLYKEQLSKLMVTLRNTNPNFVRCIIPNHEKRAGKIDAPLVLDQLRCNGVLEGIRICRQGFPNRIPFQEFRQRYELLTPNAIPKGFMDGKKACEKMIQALELDPNLYRVGQSKIFFRAGVLAHLEEERDYKITDIIVNFQAFCRGFLARRNYQKRLQQLNAIRIIQRNCAAYLKLRNWQWWRLYTKVKPLLEVTKQEEKLTQKEDELKQVRDKLELQLHSAQEYERKYQQAMAEKTMLAEQLQAEVELCAEAEEMRVRLVGRKQELEEILHDLEARIEEEEERSAALTEEKKKLKLNISDLEEQLEEEEAARQKLQLEKVGYDTKIKKLEEDLALSDDTNQKLLKEKKILEERANDLSQTLAEEEEKAKHLSKLKAKHEATIADLEERLLKDHQQRQEVDRSKRKVETEVSDLKDQLAERKMQVEEMQLQLGKREEELNQIMAKLDEEGATKAQAQKALRELESQLAELQEDLEAEKAARGKAEKQKRDLNEELEALKNELLDSLDTTAAQQELRSKREQELATLKKNLEEETSLHEATLADMRHKHTQELTVLNEQMDALKKTKAVLEKAKGSLEAENADLATELRSVSASRQESDRRRKQAEQQLAEINAKLAEVERNKQELVEKVAKLQQEAESMMQQLESAELKASAASKASATYESQFTELQQQLEEETRQKLALSSKLRALESEKESLHDQIEEEEEAKRALDKQVLSLNVQLAEAKKRADDEAEAATALEEARKRCMKDIEGLQRQVEELQTANDKLDKSKKKIQAELEDSIIELEAQRAKVLELEKKQKNFDKVLAEEKAVSEQYAEQRDAAEREAREKETRVLSLTRELDELNEKVEELERGRRGLQSELDELVNNQGTADKNVHELEKAKRSLESQLQEQKSQVEELEDELQFTEDAKLRLEVNMQALRAQFERDLQTKEEQAEEKRRGLVKQLRDFEAELEDERKQRAAAIAARKKMEADYKDIEQQLEMHNKVKEDALKQLKKLQAQIKDCTRETEEARAARDELSAAFKETERKVKSLEADLLQLTEDFASSERARRTAENERDELQEEVNNNANKGTLMLDEKRRLEARIATLEEELEEEQSNAEIVMDRARKGQITIEQLTTDLATERSTTQKLESHKLLLERQNKELKAKLTELETAQRAKTKATIQQLESKINNLDEQLETEAKERFAQQKINRKLEKKLKELSLQLEDERRNSDQYKEQSEKVNARMKALKRQLDEAEEEISRHKTMKRKAQREMDDMIESHEELTRELTHLKNKLRRGGPPISLSSTRLKRGSVQTGGSGDDSTTQDESIDGEENAN, from the exons ATGCCAACCATGCTGCCAAGGTTAATGACCAAAGCGGCTGTATCGAAATGGCACAAGCACAACAAGAGACCACTACAATACGCTACCCCG gGTGAGCTCGAGCAACAACTTCTTCAAGCAAATCCAATCTTGGAAGCATTCGGTAACGCGAAGACCGTGAAGAATGATAACTCATCCCGTTTT ggtaaatttataagaataaactttGATGCATCTGGGTATATCGCTGGTGCAAACATTGAGACATATCTTCTAGAAAAGTCGAGAGCCATTCGGCAAGCGAAAGATGAAAGAACTTTCCATATATTTTATCAGCTGTTGGCAGGCACCTCAGTAGAACAAAAGA agGAATATATACTGGAAGATCCGAAGCACTATCCTTTTCTATCAAATGGAGCTCTACCGGTTCCTGGTGTAGACGATGCCACCGAATTCTTCTCCACGGTCAAGTCAATGCACATCATGGGCATGACCAACGAGGACTTTTCCTCCATCTTCCGTATTGTTTCCGCCGTGATGTTGTTTGGCTCGATGCAGTTCCGTCAGGAGCGAAATTCTGATCAAGCAACGTTACCGGACAACACAGTGGCGCAAAAGATTTCGCATTTATTGGGCCTAAGTGTGACCGAGATGACAAAAGCCTTCCTAAAGCCGCGCATCAAAGTCGGCCGTGATTTCGTTACGAAGGCGCAGACGAAGGAGCAAGTGGAATTCGCTGTGGAGGCGATCTCCAAGGCCTGCTATGAGAGAATGTTCCGTTGGCTGGTGAATAGAATCAATAGATCCCTTGATAGAACAAAGCGACAGGGTGCCAGCTTTATCGGTATATTGGACATGGCCGGTTTTGAGATATTTGAGCTGAATTCCTTCGAGCAGCTGTGTATTAATTACACTAATGAGAAGCTGCAACAATTGTTCAATCATACGATGTTTATTTTGGAGCAGGAGGAGTATCAGCGTGAAGGAATTGAATGGAAATTTATAGACTTCGGGTTGGATTTGCAGCCAACAATCGATCTGATTGACAAACCGATGGGCATTATGGCGCTTTTAGATGAGGAATGTTGGTTCCCTAAGGCCACGGATAAGACATTTGTGGAAAAACTGGTTGGCGCTCATAGTGTTCACCCGAAGTTTATGAAGACTGATTTCCGTGGTGTGGCCGACTTCGCAATCATCCATTATGCTGGAAAGGTGGATTATTCTGCCGCTAAGTGGTTGATGAAAAACATGGATCCATTGAATGAGAATGTCGTTAGTCTTTTACAAGCCTCGCAGGATCCGTTTGTGTGTCATATCTGGAAAGATGCTGAGATCGTCGGTATGGCGCAGCAAGCACTCACGGATACGCAGTTTGGTGCGAGGACGAGGAAGGGCATGTTCAGGACGGTTTCGCAACTGTACAAGGAACAATTATCCAAGCTGATGGTGACGCTGCGCAATACGAATCCGAACTTCGTCAGATGTATAATTCCGAATCACGAGAAGAGAGCCGGTAAGATAGATGCTCCACTTGTGCTAGATCAGCTACGATGCAATGGCGTGTTGGAGGGTATCCGTATTTGTCGGCAAGGTTTTCCAAACAGAATTCCGTTCCAAGAATTCAGACAACGTTATGAACTGCTCACTCCGAATGCTATTCCCAAAGGATTTATGGATGGAAAGAAGGCTTGCGAAAAGATG ATTCAAGCGTTGGAGTTGGATCCAAATCTTTATCGTGTTGGACAATCCAAGATCTTTTTCCGCGCTGGAGTGTTGGCCCACTTGGAGGAGGAGAGGGACTACAAGATCACGGATATAATCGTCAATTTCCAGGCATTCTGTCGCGGTTTCTTGGCCAGGCGTAATTATCAAAAACGTCTGCAGCAGCTTAACGCGATCCGCATTATCCAGAGAAACTGTGCGGCCTACTTAAAGTTGCGTAATTGGCAATGGTGGCGATTGTACACCAAGGTGAAGCCTTTGCTGGAGGTTACCAAGCAGGAGGAAAAGCTCACGCAGAAGGAGGATGAACTGAAGCAGGTTCGCGACAAGCTGGAGTTACAACTGCACTCGGCTCAGGAGTATGAGCGCAAATATCAGCAGGCTATGGCAGAAAAGACTATGCTGGCCGAGCAATTGCAAGCAGAGGTCGAGCTTTGCGCGGAAGCCGAAGAGATGAGGGTTAGGCTGGTCGGGAGAAAGCAAGAGCTAGAAGAAATTTTGCACGATTTGGAAGCACGTAttgaggaggaagaagagagaagcGCCGCGTTGACCGAGGAGAAGAAGAAGTTGAAATTAAACATCAGCGATCTGGAAGAGCAATTAGAGGAAGAGGAAGCTGCTAGGCAAAAACTACAATTGGAGAAGGTAGGATATGACACCAAGATCAAGAAATTAGAGGAAGATCTCGCTCTTTCGGATGATACTAATCAAAAGCTgctaaaagagaaaaagattctCGAGGAACGTGCCAATGATCTTTCACAGACTTTAGCtgaggaagaggagaaggcAAAGCATTTATCGAAATTGAAAGCTAAACATGAAGCGACAATCGCTGATCTCGAGGAGAGACTTCTTAAAGATCATCAACAACGACAGGAGGTGGATAGATCCAAAAGGAAAGTTGAGACTGAAGTTTCAGATTTGAAGGATCAATTAGCCGAAAGGAAAATGCAAGTTGAGGAAATGCAGCTTCAACTTGGTAAACGCGAGGAAGAACTTAATCAAATTATGGCGAAATTGGACGAAGAAGGTGCCACTAAAGCTCAAGCTCAAAAAGCGCTTAGAGAATTGGAATCGCAATTAGCCGAACTTCAGGAAGATTTGGAAGCTGAAAAGGCGGCTAGAGGTAAAGCGGAGAAACAGAAGCGCGATTTGAATGAGGAACTCGAGGCGTTGAAGAATGAACTGCTCGATTCCTTAGACACTACCGCAGCTCAGCAAGAGTTGAGAAGCAAACGAGAACAAGAACTCGCGACATTGAAGAAAAATCTTGAAGAGGAAACCTCGCTGCATGAAGCCACGCTCGCCGATATGCGTCATAAGCATACGCAAGAACTGACAGTTTTAAATGAACAAATGGATGCATTGAAGAAAACGAAGGCGGTTCTAGAAAAGGCAAAGGGATCTTTGGAGGCGGAAAATGCCGATTTGGCTACAGAATTGAGATCTGTCAGTGCAAGCAGGCAAGAGTCTGATCGTCGTCGTAAACAAGCAGAGCAACAGTTGGCAGAGATAAATGCGAAACTGGCCGAGGTAGAACGAAACAAACAAGAATTAGTTGAAAAAGTGGCGAAATTGCAACAAGAAGCAGAAAGTATGATGCAACAATTGGAATCTGCCGAATTGAAAGCATCTGCGGCATCAAAGGCGTCGGCCACCTACGAATCCCAGTTTACCGAACTTCAACAGCAATTGGAGGAAGAAACGCGACAGAAACTGGCTCTCAGTTCGAAATTACGTGCACTAGAAAGCGAAAAAGAGAGCTTGCACGATCAAAttgaagaggaagaagaagcaAAACGTGCCTTGGATAAGCAAGTGTTGAGTTTAAATGTACAATTAGCCGAAGCCAAGAAACGTGCCGATGATGAAGCAGAGGCCGCTACTGCTCTTGAGGAGGCCAGGAAGCGTTGTATGAAAGACATCGAAGGTCTTCAACGGCAAGTTGAGGAGTTACAGACAGCCAACGACAAGCTAGATAAATCGAAGAAGAAGATCCAGGCTGAACTGGAGGACAGTATCATCGAGTTGGAGGCGCAGCGAGCGAAGGTACTGGAGTTAGAAAAGAAGCAGAAGAACTTTGATAAGGTGCTAGCCGAGGAGAAAGCTGTATCTGAACAGTACGCAGAGCAACGGGATGCTGCGGAGAGAGAGGCGCGCGAGAAGGAGACAAGAGTATTATCATTAACTCGTGAATTGGACGAACTTAATGAGAAAGTTGAGGAACTTGAACGAGGCCGTAGAGGTCTACAATCGGAACTGGACGAATTGGTTAATAATCAAGGTACCGCTGACAAGAATGTCCATGAATTGGAGAAAGCAAAACGTTCATTAGAATCGCAATTGCAAGAGCAAAAATCGCAGGTAGAAGAATTAGAGGACGAGTTACAATTCACGGAAGATGCTAAACTACGGTTGGAGGTAAACATGCAAGCGTTACGAGCTCAGTTCGAGCGTGATCTACAGACCAAGGAAGAACAAGCGGAAGAAAAACGTCGAGGATTAGTGAAGCAGCTGCGTGATTTCGAGGCAGAGCTCGAGGATGAAAGAAAGCAACGTGCTGCAGCTATAGCAGCACGTAAAAAAATGGAGGCTGATTACAAGGATATTGAGCAACAATTGGAGATGCATAATAAGGTAAAGGAGGACGCGCTCAAACAACTAAAGAAACTTCAAGCTCAAATCAAGGATTGCACTAGAGAAACGGAGGAAGCCAGGGCCGCCAGAGATGAACTATCAGCTGCCTTTAAGGAGACTGAGAGAAAAGTCAAGAGCTTAGAAGCTGATCTGTTGCAATTAACTGAGGACTTTGCTAGCAGCGAGCGCGCCAGAAGAACTGCCGAAAACGAAAGAGATGAGTTGCAAGAGGAGGTCAATAATAACGCCAACAAGGGCACTTTGATGTTAGATGAGAAACGTAGGCTGGAGGCGAGAATTGCCACTTTGGAGGAAGAGTTAGAGGAGGAGCAGTCGAACGCCGAGATCGTGATGGATCGTGCCAGAAAAGGTCAAATTACGATCGAGCAATTAACAACAGATTTGGCGACTGAGCGATCCACCACGCAAAAGTTGGAGTCACACAAGCTGCTATTAGAAAGACAAAACAAAGAACTCAAGGCTAAGTTGACTGAATTGGAAACCGCGCAACGTGCCAAGACTAAGGCCACAATACAGCAATTGGAATCGAAGATTAATAATCTCGATGAGCAACTTGAAACCGAAGCCAAGGAGAGATTCGCTCAGCAGAAGATCAATCGCAAGCTGGAGAAGAAATTGAAGGAGCTAAGCCTACAGTTGGAGGACGAAAGACGAAACTCCGATCAATATAAAGAACAGTCGGAGAAAGTCAATGCCAGGATGAAGGCGTTGAAGAGACAATTGGACGAAGCAGAGGAGGAGATCAGCAGGCATAAGACCATGAAACGGAAAGCGCAGAGAGAAATGGACGACATGATAGAATCTCACGAGGAGCTCACGCGGGAACTGACGCatctaaagaataaattaag GCGCGGTGGTCCTCCGATAAGTCTGAGCTCCACGAGGCTGAAACGCGGTTCCGTACAAACCGGCGGCTCGGGCGACGATTCAACAACGCAGGACGAGAGCATCGACGGGGAAGAGAATGCTAATTGA